In Acinetobacter sp. WCHAc010034, a genomic segment contains:
- a CDS encoding glutathione S-transferase family protein, whose amino-acid sequence MRTLYQFPLSHFCEKARWLLDHKELEYIAHNLMPGVHRAFAQLKTGQNKLPILRDQEQWIADSTQIALYLDEHYPEHALLRSDPELRQQALEIDRLSVELGRHVRRWGLSHVLAESDESLDILIGEKGYLRQFEKYSKPIIKALVSKGYQLDSAKVEQSKSAMQDLIAELNARLIQQGGRYFAGDRLGLADIAVCSMLAPILEIAGTPWEKEYADNRSEEFKAYKAYLTGLPLGQYVIRIYQTERNARVDWRGV is encoded by the coding sequence ATGCGTACTTTATACCAGTTTCCACTCTCGCATTTTTGTGAAAAGGCGCGCTGGCTGCTGGACCACAAAGAGCTGGAATATATTGCGCATAATTTGATGCCTGGCGTGCACCGCGCCTTTGCGCAGTTGAAAACCGGACAGAATAAATTGCCGATCCTGCGCGATCAGGAGCAGTGGATTGCGGATTCTACGCAAATTGCCCTGTATCTGGATGAGCATTATCCGGAACACGCGCTGCTGCGCTCAGACCCGGAGCTGCGCCAGCAGGCGCTGGAAATTGACCGCCTGTCGGTAGAGCTGGGGCGGCATGTGCGCCGCTGGGGGCTGTCGCATGTTCTGGCCGAAAGCGATGAATCTCTGGATATCCTGATTGGCGAAAAGGGCTACCTGCGCCAGTTTGAAAAATATTCCAAGCCGATTATTAAAGCCCTGGTGTCCAAAGGCTACCAGCTGGATTCAGCCAAAGTGGAGCAGTCTAAAAGCGCCATGCAGGATTTGATTGCCGAGCTGAATGCGCGCCTGATTCAGCAGGGCGGGCGCTATTTTGCCGGCGACCGCCTGGGCCTGGCCGATATTGCGGTCTGTTCAATGCTGGCGCCAATTCTGGAAATTGCCGGCACGCCTTGGGAAAAGGAATATGCGGACAACCGCTCCGAAGAGTTTAAAGCCTATAAGGCCTATCTGACTGGACTGCCGCTGGGCCAGTATGTAATCCGCATCTATCAGACCGAGCGCAATGCCCGCGTTGACTGGCGCGGGGTGTAA
- a CDS encoding Lrp/AsnC family transcriptional regulator, whose translation MELDRFDKQILEILTHEDLNLNELSERINLSVSSVHRRIKHLIDTNIITGLKRDINYQKLGFSLHVILQVSLSKHDTDTFAKFLEELESIPEVINAFLVTGQSADFLVEVVARDMENYSEILLKRIGKIEHVVALHSSFVIKEYKHVFNCSGLLSRV comes from the coding sequence ATGGAATTGGACCGTTTTGATAAGCAGATACTTGAAATTTTAACGCATGAAGATCTGAACCTGAATGAACTTTCAGAGCGCATTAATCTTTCGGTCAGCTCGGTGCACAGGCGCATTAAGCATTTGATTGACACCAATATTATTACCGGCCTGAAGCGCGACATCAACTATCAGAAGCTCGGCTTCAGCCTGCATGTGATTCTGCAGGTATCGCTCAGCAAGCACGATACGGACACCTTTGCCAAGTTTCTGGAAGAGCTGGAAAGCATTCCGGAAGTGATCAATGCTTTTTTAGTGACAGGGCAGTCCGCCGATTTTTTAGTGGAAGTGGTGGCGCGCGATATGGAAAATTACAGTGAAATCCTGCTGAAGCGCATTGGCAAGATTGAGCATGTGGTGGCGCTGCATTCCAGCTTTGTAATTAAGGAATATAAGCATGTCTTTAACTGCAGCGGCCTGCTGAGCAGGGTTTAA
- a CDS encoding YebC/PmpR family DNA-binding transcriptional regulator — MAGHSKWANIKHRKAKQDASRGKVFTKYIRELTTAARLGGPDAASNPRLRAVIEKALSVNMTRDTINRAVQRGAGGEDNDDLKEVTYEGYGVGGVAVLIETMTDNLNRTVPDVRHCFSKTSGNLGTAGSVAYLFTKRGEITFEDVSLEDKIMDVALEAGAEDIEVGETEIVVVTTPESFGDVQDALHAAGLKSDNAEVVMSPSTKAEINDVDQAKLIMKMIDMFEDLDDVQNVYTNVEFTDEVLAQLED; from the coding sequence ATGGCGGGTCATTCCAAGTGGGCCAATATTAAGCACCGCAAAGCTAAACAAGATGCGAGCCGCGGTAAAGTTTTCACGAAATATATCCGTGAATTAACGACTGCTGCCAGATTAGGCGGCCCTGATGCCGCAAGCAACCCGCGTTTACGCGCCGTAATCGAAAAAGCGCTGTCGGTAAACATGACGCGCGACACCATCAACCGCGCCGTTCAGCGCGGCGCAGGCGGTGAAGACAACGACGACTTAAAAGAAGTAACCTATGAAGGCTACGGCGTTGGCGGTGTTGCAGTGCTGATCGAAACTATGACTGACAACCTGAACCGCACCGTTCCCGATGTGCGCCACTGCTTCTCTAAAACTAGCGGCAACTTAGGCACGGCGGGTTCTGTAGCCTATCTGTTCACCAAGCGCGGTGAGATTACTTTTGAAGATGTATCTTTAGAAGATAAAATCATGGACGTGGCTTTGGAAGCGGGCGCAGAAGACATTGAAGTCGGCGAAACTGAAATTGTCGTTGTGACAACACCGGAATCTTTCGGCGATGTTCAGGATGCCCTGCATGCTGCCGGCTTAAAGTCAGACAATGCGGAAGTGGTGATGAGCCCATCGACTAAGGCTGAAATCAATGATGTGGATCAGGCCAAACTGATCATGAAAATGATTGATATGTTTGAAGATCTGGATGATGTTCAGAACGTCTATACTAACGTTGAATTTACAGATGAAGTATTGGCTCAGCTTGAAGACTGA
- a CDS encoding 1-acyl-sn-glycerol-3-phosphate acyltransferase, with translation MLKKFIGETSFKLAGWRYEVTPGVLEDKQVIVGFEHTSMMDAVLSLALFQIYDLKIHILIKKELFKGPLKPILNTLGGIPVDRKSSKDIVAQMVGHFEQNAKFNLVIAPEATRAERGEARRPIRTGFWHIAKAAGVPIVLMYANSKTKRGGIFGKIYPTELDHDLALMKKLYKENVGLDIIIPEPKNPL, from the coding sequence ATGCTGAAAAAATTTATTGGTGAAACCTCTTTCAAACTGGCGGGCTGGCGCTATGAAGTCACGCCTGGCGTGCTGGAAGACAAACAGGTCATTGTCGGCTTTGAGCATACCTCAATGATGGATGCCGTGCTGTCTCTCGCGCTGTTTCAAATCTATGACCTTAAAATTCATATCCTGATTAAAAAAGAACTGTTTAAAGGGCCTTTAAAGCCCATTTTGAATACCTTGGGCGGCATTCCTGTAGACCGCAAGTCTAGCAAGGACATTGTCGCGCAAATGGTCGGGCATTTTGAACAGAACGCCAAATTCAATCTGGTGATTGCGCCTGAAGCGACCCGTGCCGAGCGCGGTGAAGCCCGCAGGCCAATCCGCACCGGGTTCTGGCATATCGCAAAAGCCGCCGGCGTGCCGATTGTGCTGATGTACGCCAACTCTAAAACCAAGCGAGGCGGCATTTTCGGCAAAATCTATCCGACCGAGCTGGATCATGATCTTGCGCTGATGAAAAAGCTGTATAAAGAAAATGTCGGGCTGGATATTATTATCCCGGAACCGAAAAACCCGCTTTAA
- a CDS encoding helix-turn-helix domain-containing protein, producing the protein MTFKHKHKPITNDRLLLTTRETARLLGYAEQTLRKWALYENGPINPIRHGRTLRWSKAEVYKFACLKED; encoded by the coding sequence ATGACGTTTAAGCATAAACATAAGCCGATTACAAATGATCGGCTTTTATTGACCACTAGAGAGACAGCTAGGCTTTTAGGGTATGCAGAACAGACTTTACGTAAGTGGGCTTTATATGAAAATGGCCCAATTAATCCTATTCGGCATGGACGTACTCTTCGTTGGAGTAAGGCGGAAGTCTACAAATTTGCTTGCTTAAAAGAAGACTGA
- a CDS encoding transporter, whose translation MQKKSFEVLTKLRAVLILDLPDFIHVFILNLKNKLDVYIKKTLKKDARANQVIDEFEILKWLIHNISLDLKQIPKHKHKQIHALLFSCFFTQLSDALVLQLSQHMRIDRHPQRCVQLSASTYKKYFKLHKDLNLKLEQNLTFNFGGVSKSMLKKSRLNFDKIEKCK comes from the coding sequence ATGCAAAAAAAATCATTTGAAGTCCTGACGAAACTCAGAGCAGTTTTGATATTAGATTTACCAGATTTTATTCATGTATTTATATTGAATTTAAAAAACAAGCTGGATGTTTATATCAAAAAAACCTTGAAAAAGGATGCTAGAGCCAATCAAGTGATTGATGAATTTGAGATCCTGAAATGGTTAATCCACAACATTTCTCTAGATCTTAAGCAGATCCCAAAGCACAAACATAAACAGATACACGCCTTGCTTTTTAGCTGTTTTTTTACTCAATTGTCCGATGCCTTGGTTCTGCAGTTATCTCAACATATGAGGATAGATCGACATCCACAGCGTTGTGTTCAATTGAGTGCCAGCACCTATAAAAAATATTTCAAGTTGCATAAAGACTTGAACCTCAAGTTAGAGCAAAACCTAACTTTCAATTTTGGTGGTGTATCAAAAAGTATGCTAAAAAAAAGCAGGTTGAATTTTGATAAAATAGAGAAATGCAAATAA
- a CDS encoding IS1 family transposase, with protein MQITLEIKCPTCLSDSIKKNGIKVDGKQNYQCKDCKRQFIGDHALSYLGCNSGITRKILQLMVRGSGIRDIAEVERISIGKVLRTLTESAYQIQPKQSHYESLEVDEFWTFVGNKNNKQWLIYAYHRETGEIVAYVWGKRDLATVQRLKTKLKQLGIHYTRIASDHWDSFITAFKNCKQSIGKLFTVGIEGNNCKIRHRIRRGFRRSCNFSKKLENHFKAFDLTFFYINNGFI; from the coding sequence ATGCAAATAACTCTAGAAATCAAATGTCCAACCTGCCTCAGTGACAGTATAAAGAAAAATGGCATCAAAGTAGATGGGAAACAAAACTACCAATGCAAAGACTGCAAACGTCAGTTTATTGGTGACCATGCTCTGAGCTATCTAGGATGTAATTCTGGCATTACTCGTAAAATATTACAGTTAATGGTCAGAGGCAGCGGTATACGAGATATCGCTGAAGTTGAGCGCATTAGTATCGGTAAAGTCTTACGGACTTTAACTGAATCGGCCTATCAAATTCAGCCTAAACAAAGTCATTATGAATCTCTCGAAGTAGATGAATTCTGGACTTTTGTTGGAAATAAAAATAATAAACAATGGCTTATTTACGCCTACCATCGAGAAACAGGTGAGATTGTTGCTTATGTTTGGGGTAAGAGAGATTTAGCTACAGTCCAAAGGTTGAAGACAAAGCTTAAACAATTAGGTATTCACTACACCCGAATTGCAAGTGATCATTGGGACAGTTTCATCACTGCTTTTAAAAACTGCAAGCAAAGTATTGGTAAGTTGTTTACTGTAGGAATTGAAGGTAATAATTGCAAAATAAGGCATCGAATAAGGCGTGGTTTTAGAAGAAGTTGCAATTTCTCCAAAAAGCTTGAAAACCATTTTAAAGCCTTCGACTTAACCTTCTTTTACATCAATAATGGCTTCATTTAA
- a CDS encoding IS3 family transposase (programmed frameshift): MSKKQKTYTAEFKAEAIKAIEENQGNVSESARQLGISMQTLSNWNNKAKAGTLAGTKQYSPDLNALLEENKKLKQQLKTAEMEREFFKKGSSVLCQRKSVRYAYMKSQSHLFPIILMARLLRVSVSRFYDWLKRGMSKRSIQRNQQTILVKIAHEETKQSYGYVRLTKHLQAQGIKISTYAVRQIKKSNQLYCKRHKRFKRTTNSDHNRSIYDNLLKQQFSMTKPNLAWSSDITYIWTAEGWLYLAAVKDLYTKQVVGYSLNERMTAKLVCDALNMAIRNQKPAKDLIVHSDRGSQYCSNEYRNLLEKFDFQGSMSKKGDCFDNAPIESFWGILKNELVHHRNYKTREEAKADITKYIELFYNQRRIQKGLDFKTPNQMAEDFYRLAA; encoded by the exons ATGAGCAAGAAACAGAAGACTTACACCGCAGAATTTAAAGCTGAAGCCATAAAAGCCATTGAAGAGAACCAAGGTAATGTATCGGAATCCGCTAGACAACTTGGCATTTCAATGCAAACCCTTTCGAACTGGAATAACAAAGCAAAGGCTGGAACTTTAGCAGGCACAAAACAGTATTCGCCCGATCTAAACGCCTTACTCGAAGAAAATAAGAAGCTTAAACAACAGCTCAAAACAGCTGAAATGGAACGTGAATTTT TTAAAAAAGGCAGCAGCGTACTTTGCCAAAGAAAGTCAGTGAGGTACGCCTATATGAAATCGCAAAGCCACTTATTTCCGATTATTTTAATGGCTCGATTACTTCGTGTATCCGTTTCTCGCTTTTATGATTGGCTAAAGCGAGGCATGAGTAAAAGATCAATTCAGCGAAATCAGCAGACAATTTTGGTCAAAATAGCCCATGAAGAAACCAAACAAAGCTATGGCTATGTTCGATTAACCAAGCATTTACAAGCGCAAGGTATCAAAATAAGTACGTATGCTGTGCGCCAAATAAAAAAATCAAATCAGTTGTATTGTAAGCGCCATAAGCGTTTCAAAAGAACCACGAACAGTGATCACAACCGTTCTATTTATGACAATTTACTCAAGCAACAGTTTTCAATGACGAAGCCTAATCTTGCGTGGTCGAGTGACATTACCTACATTTGGACGGCTGAGGGCTGGTTGTACTTGGCAGCTGTCAAAGATCTTTACACGAAACAGGTTGTTGGCTATAGCTTAAATGAGCGCATGACAGCCAAGCTTGTTTGTGATGCATTGAATATGGCTATTCGCAATCAGAAACCTGCTAAAGATCTCATTGTACATTCAGATAGAGGCAGCCAATATTGCAGTAATGAATATCGAAACTTACTTGAGAAATTTGATTTTCAGGGTTCAATGAGCAAAAAAGGCGACTGCTTTGATAATGCACCGATAGAGAGTTTCTGGGGCATACTCAAAAATGAACTAGTCCATCATCGCAACTACAAAACAAGGGAAGAAGCCAAAGCGGATATTACAAAATATATAGAGTTATTTTATAATCAGCGAAGAATTCAAAAAGGCTTGGATTTTAAGACACCAAATCAAATGGCAGAAGACTTTTATCGGTTAGCTGCCTAG
- a CDS encoding sensor domain-containing diguanylate cyclase has product MTISLAPTAIAETTLKDPAEADQNLRDITELARYICDVPVAIVTRIDDTKLNLIAKVGISGTSVLIKESFCVYAMETPDAVMVVPDATLDPRFSTNAMVVTEPGFRFYAGSPLIDPEGVVIGTICVYDHVPKQLNQRQISSLQALSRQVIAILELKKVGEQLHKTSMTDALTGVNNRRAFDLRFEAEFARRQRTGQSFVLALIDIDHFKSFNDSYGHAAGDEALSQVAALFQRHSRNYDFFARYGGEEFVLILPGTDIVSANKTLEKLRLVVANHEWPLRQLTVSIGLASADLFNDKKQLLEAADQMLYKAKAQGRNQTSVFC; this is encoded by the coding sequence ATGACCATTAGTTTAGCTCCAACAGCTATTGCAGAAACCACACTAAAAGATCCTGCTGAAGCAGATCAGAACCTGCGGGATATCACTGAACTGGCGCGTTATATCTGCGATGTGCCGGTGGCTATAGTGACGCGAATCGATGACACAAAGCTGAATTTAATTGCCAAAGTTGGTATTTCAGGTACCTCTGTATTAATTAAAGAGTCCTTTTGCGTGTATGCCATGGAAACACCTGATGCGGTAATGGTGGTCCCTGACGCGACTTTAGATCCCAGATTCAGTACTAATGCGATGGTGGTTACTGAGCCTGGCTTCCGATTTTATGCTGGCTCGCCGCTGATTGATCCCGAAGGTGTAGTGATAGGTACAATTTGTGTCTATGATCATGTGCCTAAGCAGCTGAATCAGCGGCAGATAAGCTCTTTACAGGCTCTGTCCAGGCAAGTGATCGCCATACTTGAACTGAAAAAAGTCGGCGAACAACTACACAAAACCAGCATGACAGATGCATTGACAGGGGTAAACAACAGACGAGCATTTGACCTCAGGTTTGAAGCTGAATTTGCTCGCAGGCAAAGAACAGGCCAGTCATTTGTGTTGGCGCTGATTGATATTGATCACTTTAAAAGTTTTAACGACAGCTATGGTCATGCCGCAGGAGATGAGGCACTGAGTCAAGTCGCGGCTCTGTTTCAGCGCCATAGCAGGAACTATGACTTTTTCGCCCGTTATGGTGGTGAAGAGTTTGTGCTGATCTTGCCAGGCACAGACATCGTGTCGGCCAATAAAACACTGGAAAAATTAAGGCTGGTAGTGGCTAACCATGAATGGCCATTACGACAATTAACGGTCAGCATCGGTTTGGCCAGCGCTGATTTATTTAACGACAAAAAGCAGTTGCTCGAAGCCGCCGATCAGATGTTATACAAAGCTAAAGCCCAAGGCCGCAATCAAACCAGTGTGTTCTGTTAA
- a CDS encoding peptide-methionine (S)-S-oxide reductase MsrA, producing the protein MNKEDDVESYEFATPEAIEEALKTGKLSQTVFGTGCFWGPDSNFGGTPGVVQTRVGYAGASTLDPSYRNIKGHAEVVRVIYDKDQISYRELLGGFESWFVHVRKQGQYRQILFVFDQEQKQVTEELIQAIGKDKSPEVIEAGQQNGYFWPAEDYHQKHRLRRNKQLVSLAEVDFGPRWDEHLYFTKLNSTDRKGFSLSNWLKKLSPQMQKAYRIG; encoded by the coding sequence ATGAATAAAGAAGACGATGTTGAAAGCTATGAATTTGCGACCCCTGAAGCTATCGAAGAAGCATTGAAAACCGGAAAACTTAGTCAAACGGTTTTTGGCACGGGCTGCTTTTGGGGACCGGATTCAAATTTTGGAGGGACGCCGGGAGTAGTGCAAACACGTGTTGGCTACGCTGGAGCATCAACTCTGGATCCGAGTTACCGCAACATCAAGGGACACGCCGAAGTCGTCAGAGTGATCTACGATAAAGACCAAATTAGCTATAGAGAACTTCTTGGAGGTTTTGAGTCATGGTTTGTTCATGTCAGAAAGCAGGGTCAGTATCGCCAGATACTTTTTGTCTTTGATCAGGAGCAAAAACAAGTCACTGAAGAACTGATCCAAGCGATTGGAAAGGATAAGTCTCCCGAGGTGATTGAAGCCGGACAACAAAATGGTTATTTTTGGCCAGCCGAAGATTACCATCAAAAGCATCGTCTTCGCAGAAACAAACAGCTTGTAAGTCTTGCTGAAGTAGATTTCGGTCCTCGCTGGGATGAACATCTGTATTTTACTAAATTGAATAGTACCGACAGAAAAGGCTTCAGTCTTTCAAACTGGTTAAAAAAGTTGTCTCCGCAAATGCAGAAAGCTTACCGAATCGGCTAA
- the msrB gene encoding peptide-methionine (R)-S-oxide reductase MsrB gives MFNWKSIYSYLDNGTPAPPRKVERSEEEWKEILTPAQFRVMRMKGTERPHTGGLCSFYEAGRYACVGCDTELFDSNLKFDSGTGWPSFSEPVADNVIQYELDTTYGRRIEVLCNVCEAHLGHVFPDGPEPSGVRFCINSESLKFVE, from the coding sequence ATGTTCAATTGGAAAAGCATTTACAGCTACCTCGATAACGGCACTCCAGCACCTCCCAGAAAAGTTGAAAGGAGCGAGGAAGAGTGGAAAGAAATTCTGACGCCCGCGCAATTTCGGGTTATGCGAATGAAAGGCACCGAACGCCCGCACACGGGAGGACTCTGTTCATTTTATGAAGCAGGTAGATACGCCTGTGTTGGCTGCGACACCGAACTCTTTGACTCGAACCTAAAGTTCGATTCGGGAACGGGATGGCCGAGTTTTTCTGAGCCTGTCGCCGACAACGTAATTCAATATGAACTGGATACGACGTACGGGCGCAGAATCGAAGTGTTATGCAATGTGTGCGAAGCCCATCTGGGGCACGTTTTTCCAGATGGCCCTGAGCCATCAGGGGTCCGATTCTGCATTAACTCTGAGTCATTGAAGTTTGTAGAATAA
- a CDS encoding glutaredoxin → MKTLKNVVIYTKDHCPFCARVKNYLTSEKVDFKQIRVDDDPKTYLELKERTNLQTVPQVFVDGEFIGSATDFFSWIDG, encoded by the coding sequence ATGAAAACACTTAAGAATGTTGTCATCTATACGAAAGACCATTGTCCATTTTGCGCACGCGTAAAGAATTACCTAACTTCTGAAAAGGTTGATTTCAAACAAATTCGCGTAGACGACGATCCGAAGACTTACTTGGAGTTGAAGGAAAGAACAAATCTTCAAACTGTTCCGCAAGTTTTTGTGGATGGAGAATTCATTGGCAGTGCTACAGACTTCTTCTCGTGGATTGATGGCTAA
- the msrA gene encoding peptide-methionine (S)-S-oxide reductase MsrA, whose translation MKLNYVIVAGGCFWGLEDLLRNLDGVTSTKVGYSGGDFDDPTYADIKTGKTGHAEAVRVEYDPDEISLEEILHYFFKIHDPTTKNRQGNDVGSSYRSAAFYRDDAQKAIIENVIEEVNEIGRFENEVVTTVALEKEFYDAEAYHQNYLQRNPNGYSCHFERD comes from the coding sequence ATGAAACTAAATTATGTGATCGTTGCCGGAGGGTGTTTTTGGGGTCTTGAAGACCTCCTTAGGAATCTGGACGGCGTGACGTCAACAAAGGTGGGCTACTCTGGCGGAGATTTTGATGATCCTACCTACGCCGATATTAAAACAGGGAAAACGGGTCACGCCGAAGCTGTTCGCGTGGAATACGACCCAGACGAAATATCTCTCGAAGAGATTCTACATTACTTTTTCAAGATCCATGATCCAACTACGAAGAATCGCCAAGGGAATGATGTTGGATCTTCGTATCGCTCTGCTGCGTTCTATCGTGACGATGCCCAGAAAGCGATTATCGAAAACGTGATTGAGGAGGTCAATGAGATCGGTCGCTTCGAGAATGAAGTAGTTACGACCGTCGCCTTGGAAAAAGAATTCTACGACGCTGAGGCATATCATCAAAACTATTTGCAAAGGAATCCCAACGGATACTCTTGCCATTTTGAAAGAGACTAA
- a CDS encoding AraC family transcriptional regulator: MDVLSEILDKVELTSSYWYRTSFAGDWGISLPQEENLARFHIVTHGEFWYEVPKLKLKALAEQGDILILFKGMEHTMTSAPKIKAEPAVEFRSKANLTETQVLEYGDQSKLKANVVCGHFCFDGGPDHPFLNSLPNVVHIKSTENSHSPWLTMLLSIIEQEAKSGLPGSNTLVRKLTEIIFVQALRIHMYKSNKNVGFFKLIENPQLSKSLEAIHHSLDKKWGLDDLAEIAGMSRTNYSVKFKKLSGMTPLDYLTYCRLEKAKQLLKETGKSVPEVSEAIGYPAHEHFQKLFKKKIGVTPSAYRKENSKMA; encoded by the coding sequence ATGGATGTTCTCAGTGAGATTTTAGATAAGGTAGAGCTTACTAGTAGCTACTGGTATAGAACATCATTTGCAGGAGACTGGGGCATCAGTCTCCCGCAGGAAGAGAATCTAGCGAGATTTCACATCGTGACCCATGGCGAGTTTTGGTACGAGGTGCCAAAACTTAAACTTAAGGCTTTGGCGGAGCAAGGCGATATTTTGATTTTATTCAAAGGGATGGAGCACACCATGACCAGTGCACCAAAAATCAAGGCCGAGCCCGCGGTCGAATTTAGATCCAAGGCCAACCTCACTGAAACTCAAGTTCTGGAATATGGTGATCAGAGCAAGCTCAAAGCAAACGTCGTTTGCGGACATTTTTGTTTTGATGGCGGACCCGATCATCCATTCTTAAATTCGCTGCCAAACGTCGTGCATATCAAGAGTACTGAGAACTCCCACTCGCCTTGGCTTACCATGCTTTTAAGTATTATAGAGCAGGAAGCAAAATCAGGGCTTCCTGGAAGCAACACGCTAGTCAGGAAGCTGACCGAAATTATCTTCGTGCAAGCGTTAAGAATTCACATGTACAAATCCAACAAAAATGTAGGATTTTTCAAATTGATCGAAAATCCGCAACTCAGCAAATCCTTGGAAGCTATCCATCATAGTCTCGATAAAAAATGGGGTCTTGACGATCTCGCTGAGATTGCTGGAATGTCGCGTACGAACTACAGCGTTAAGTTTAAGAAACTGTCTGGCATGACACCTCTTGATTATTTAACCTATTGTCGGCTTGAAAAAGCGAAGCAGCTGCTTAAAGAAACCGGTAAATCTGTTCCTGAAGTGAGTGAAGCCATTGGGTATCCGGCACATGAACACTTTCAAAAATTATTTAAGAAAAAAATTGGCGTAACTCCTAGTGCTTATAGAAAGGAAAATTCTAAAATGGCGTAA
- a CDS encoding GAF domain-containing protein: MAVDLSIETALLLERWQGIVNSMAQVAEVPCVLINRLDKNEICQAVGSVSVPTFYCGEPVPLALNTYCSQVISSNQPLLVENAIGTRYENNNPTFAAGFSYYYGLPLLWPSGKTFGTLCMLDFSSPDRASQHCSLLTLFKQAIEYDLQMLQQQQDLLKREQQADKKFIQLFNEMSNRIRPVTNNKLLQSELFVLLTSQYQYWHQELDKQLNQTVLTDENSIHIAALVRIWSNLLAIAHETEWLRATAVLEPYSCDAVASLVNATPLLEQAVYKTALTLGADLVLRSHLPNPLLLSGKPELWSLIGLAITSFLVVGASGTSITIFVSNRLKGKYRVLEWSLHVKGQTMPLHFTRDNQALYGFASVCAELAGAVLESGEQQLTESIHQQSSYLNSNRDHVDDIESRNASRTRFICLWIPVVGDDL, translated from the coding sequence ATGGCAGTAGATTTGAGCATAGAAACCGCTCTGCTCCTAGAGCGCTGGCAAGGCATTGTAAACTCGATGGCTCAAGTCGCGGAAGTGCCTTGTGTGCTGATTAATCGATTAGATAAAAACGAAATTTGTCAGGCTGTTGGCAGTGTGTCAGTACCAACTTTTTATTGCGGTGAACCTGTTCCATTGGCACTTAACACTTATTGTTCCCAAGTCATTTCCAGTAACCAGCCATTACTAGTTGAAAATGCAATCGGTACCCGATATGAAAACAATAACCCAACATTTGCAGCAGGCTTTAGTTATTACTATGGCCTGCCATTGCTTTGGCCTAGCGGAAAAACTTTCGGTACTTTGTGTATGTTGGACTTTTCAAGCCCAGATCGGGCATCACAACACTGTTCCTTACTCACACTTTTTAAGCAGGCCATTGAATACGATTTACAGATGCTTCAACAACAGCAAGATCTGCTAAAGCGTGAGCAACAAGCAGACAAAAAATTTATACAACTATTCAATGAGATGTCAAATAGGATAAGACCGGTAACTAATAATAAGTTGCTTCAATCTGAGTTGTTTGTACTTTTGACAAGCCAATACCAATACTGGCATCAGGAACTGGATAAGCAGCTTAATCAAACCGTCCTGACTGATGAAAACTCCATTCATATAGCGGCACTGGTTCGAATTTGGTCAAATTTGTTGGCGATTGCCCATGAAACAGAATGGTTGAGAGCTACGGCAGTTCTAGAACCTTATAGTTGTGATGCTGTTGCGTCACTGGTCAATGCAACTCCATTATTAGAACAAGCAGTGTATAAAACAGCGCTGACCCTTGGTGCTGATCTCGTTTTGAGGAGTCATTTGCCTAATCCACTGTTACTAAGTGGGAAACCAGAGTTATGGTCTCTGATAGGACTAGCTATCACGAGCTTTTTAGTTGTTGGCGCCAGCGGTACAAGTATAACTATTTTTGTCAGTAACCGATTAAAAGGTAAGTACAGAGTTTTGGAATGGTCCCTCCATGTAAAAGGCCAGACGATGCCACTGCATTTTACCCGTGATAATCAAGCGCTTTATGGTTTTGCTTCCGTATGTGCCGAGCTCGCTGGTGCTGTGTTGGAATCTGGTGAGCAGCAATTAACTGAGAGTATTCATCAACAGAGTAGTTATCTGAACTCGAATCGTGATCACGTCGACGACATTGAAAGCAGGAATGCTTCAAGAACTCGGTTTATCTGCTTATGGATACCGGTGGTGGGAGACGATTTATAA